The Intrasporangium calvum DSM 43043 sequence ACATCGGCAGCCAGCTCGGACCCGGGCCCCGCGACGGCCTCATGACCGGGGTTGCCGGGCGCACCGGGCTCAGCATCCGCCTCGTGCGCACCGGTCTGGAGCTGACGGTGCTCGCGGCGGGGTGGCTGCTCGGAGGGCCCGTCGGGTTGGGCACCGTGCTCTACGCCGTGTCGATCGGCCCGCTGGTCCAGTTCTTCCTCCCGCGCGTGACCGTGTCGCTCACGGCGCAGCCGCACCCCACTCGGCCCCTCTCGGAGTGCCCGGCGACCTCGTAGGATCGAACCATGCGACTGGGTCTCCAGGTTTCCCACTTCAGCTGGCCGGGTGCGCCCGCGTCGATCGGTCCGACCTTCGGTCGGATCGCCCGCGATGCGGAGGCGGCGGGGATGGCCTCGTTGTGGGTGATGGACCACTTCTTCCAGATCCGGGGGATCGGGCCGCCGGAGCTGGAGATGCTCGAGGCCTACACGACGCTCGGTTTCGCAGCGGCGCAGACCTCGCGCATCGAGCTCGGCGCCCTGGTCACGGGCGTGACCTACCGCCACCCGGGGATCCTCGCCAAGACCGTGACCACCCTCGATGTCCTTTCCGGCGGCCGGGCCTGGCTCGGCATCGGCGCTGCCTGGAACGAGGAGGAGCACCGCGGACTCGGCGTCCCCTTCCCGCCCGTCGCAGAACGGTTCGAGCGGCTTGACGAGACCCTCCGGATCGTCCGTCAGATGTTCGCCGGTGACGACGGACCGTTCCACGGCCGGCACTACACGCTCGAGCGGACGCTCAACAGCCCCCAACCCGTTCGTCGCCCCCGTCCGCCCATCCTCGTCGGTGGCATGGGGCGCCGGAAGACGCTCCGACTCGTGGCGACCCACGCCGACGCCTCCAACTTCTTCGACGTGGGTCCGGACGGGCTGAGAGCGACCTGTGAGCAGCTGCGTGACCACTGTGCGGAGGTCGGGCGGGAGTACGCCGACATCACGAAGACGGTTCTCACCCGGATCAGCCTGTCCGACAGGGGCGGAACCGCGCCCTCGGGCGAGCGGACGATGTCCGTCGCCGAGGCGGTCGACAAGCTCGGAGCCCTGGCGGAGGCGGGCATCGACGACGCCATCCTGGGGATGGGCAACCAGACGGACCCAGAGGTCTACGCGTTGGTCGCCGAGGTCGTCCGCCAGGTCGCCGGCCTCAGGGCCGAAGGCCGCTGACCTCGCCGGCGCCGAGCGGCCAGCTCCACAGCACCCGGCTCCCTCCGGCGGCATACCATGCCAGATCCAGGCGCTCCGCTCGGCACTGGGCCGGGACGAGGTCTCCGAGCCGCCGGCGCGTGGACTCCATCGTGACGGCGTCAGACCGGCCGTCGAGGGCGTCGAGCGTGAGGTGGGGGCGAGCGTCAGGGAACTCAGCGGCATACGGCGGGCACTGCGGGAAGGCCCGCCACAGCTGGCGGGTGAGGGCCCGGAAGGGGCCCTCCGGCTCGGGCACGAGGTGGATGATGCCGTTGGGGAACGTGTCGAGGTCGGCGAGCCGGAACTCGAACGCAGGTGTCGCTCGGGCGATCCGGGCGACCCTGGTGCGAACCCCCTCGTCGACGAGGCGCGGGTGGAGGAAGGGGCCCAGGGCGGTGACGTGTGCGTGCACGAAGCTCGGGTCGGAGGAGACGAGGTCGCGGTCGTAGTGCCGGTAGCGTTCGAGCACGAAGGGCTCCAGCTCGGGGACGGGCACCTGCAGCACCGTGTGCCCCCGGCTCACCCGCGGGTCACGGGTGTCCGGCGCCGACGAGGCGCAGTGCGAGCGCGGCATTGGTCTCGCCGATCTCCTGCGGCGTGCGCTTGATGGTCGGGGAGTACCAGCGTGCGACGTCGACGGCCATCGACAGGAGGGCGAGGGCGGTGTCGCCGATGTCGTCCACGTGGAAGTCGCCTGCGGCGACACCACGCTCGAGCACCTGGCGGATCTGGGCGTCGATGTCCTTGCGCAGCCCCAGGACGACCGCGCGGTGCTCCGGAGTGAGGTGCTGGTGCTCGTACTGGACGACCTTGGCGAGCTGGTACTGCTCGGCGTGCCAGGCGGAGAACCGGTTCATCGCCACGGCGAGCCGCTCGGCCGACCCCTCGACGCCCTCGAGGGCGTCACGAAGCAGCTGCAGCGCCGACTGGTGCCCGCTCCGGCTCAGGTTGAAGAGCAGGTCCTCCTTCGAACCGAAGTGGACGTACACGCCTGCGGGGGAGAGGCCCGCGCCGGAGGCGATGTCCCGCGTCGTCGTGGCGTGGAAGCCCTTCTCGGCGAAGGCGTGCGCCGCCGCCTCCATGAGCCGGTCGACGGTGGTCGCATCCCGCGCGGGCTGGGGCGGGCTCGTCGAGGTCAGCACGTTGACAGCATGCCCCAGAGAGGCGAGACTAAGCAAGCGCTTAGTTACCCGTGAGTTCAGGCTGGGAGGCCCGATGCCCCGCAACATCTACGACGACGACCACGAGGCCTTGCGAGCGTCCGCGCGCGAGTTCATCGACCGGGTCATGCGACCGCGGGCCGAGGAGATGATCGAGCTCAAGTCGATCCCGCGCGACATCTGGCAGGAGGCCGGCAAGCAGGGCTTCTTCGGCTTCGACATCCCCGAGGAATACGGCGGTGCCGGGGTCGACGACTACCGCTTCAACGCGGTCGTCGCCGAGGAGTGGGCGCGGTTCAACATGGCCACGAGCTCGTGCTTCGGCATCCACGCCGACGTGTGTCCGCCCTACGTCGTCGACCTCGGCACCGACGAGCAGAAGCAGCGCTGGCTCCCTGGGATCGCGAGCGGCGAGCTCATCATCGCCATCGCCATGACCGAGCCCTCGGGTGGCTCGGACCTTGCCGCGCTCAAGACCACCGCCGTGCGCGACGGCGACGACTGGGTCCTCAACGGCTCCAAGACCTTCATCACCAACGGCTACCAGGCCGACCTCGTCATCGTCGCCGCCCGGACCGACGCGTCCAAGGGCGCCAAGGGCATCACGCTCTTCATGGTCGAGCGGGGCATGGACGGGTTCGTCAACGGCCGCAAGCTCGACAAGGTCGGGATGGACGAGTCCGACACGGCCGAGCTGTTCTTCGACAATGTCCGGGTACCCGACGAGAACCGCCTCGGCGAGGCGGACCTCGGCTTCATCGCGATGATGCAGCGCCTGCCGCAGGAGCGGGTCGGCTCCGCCGTGGCCAACACGGCCCATGCCAAGGCCATCCTCGAGGAGACCATCCAGTACGCCAAGGACCGCAAGGCGTTCGGCCAGTCCATCGGCACCTTCCAGCACAACAAGTTCCTGATCGCCGAGCTCGTCACCAAGATCGAGGTCACCGAGGCGTACGTCGACGACTGCGTCCTCGCGCACTCGAAGAAGGAGCTGACCGCCATCGACGCCGCGAAGGCGAAGTGGTGGAGCTCCCAGGTCCAGAACGACGTGCTCGACTCCTGCGTGCAGCTGCACGGCGGTTACGGGTTCATGAACGAGTACCGGGTCGCCCGGGCCTGGCGGGACGCCCGCGTCACGAAGATCTGGGCGGGGTCGAACGAGATCATGAAGGAGCTCATCGGCCGGGACCTCGGCTTCTGATGGGGGCGCACGAAGGCGCGGTCGCCATCGTCACAGGAGCGAGTCGCGGGATCGGCCTCGGCATCGCCGCCCGCCTCGTCGCCGAGGGCGCGAAGGTCGTCATCACGGCGCGCAAGCCGGAGCCGCTCGCCGAGGCCGTGGCCTCGCTGGGTGGTTCCGCCCACGCCGTCGGGATCGCGGGCAACGCCGCGGACGGGGACCACCAGGACGAGGTCATCGCCGCCGCCCGGTCCACCTTCGGCGGGCTGCACTACCTCGTCAACAACACCGGGATCAACCCCGTCTACGGGCCGATGCTCGACGCGGACGTCGACGTGGCGCGCAAGGTCCTCGACGTCAACGTCGTCGCCGCGTTCTCGTGGATCAAGAAGGCCGTCGCCAGCGGGCTGGGCGACGAGGCCCACCCCGGTGCGGTGGTCAACCTCGCGTCGATCGCCGGCCAGGGAGCGTCCGGGGTGATCGGCTGGTACGGCGTCTCCAAGGCCGCCCTCATCCACCTGACGACCGAGCTCGGCTACCAGCTCGGCCCGGACGTGCGGGTCAACGCCGTGGCACCCGCCGTCGTCAAGACCAGGTTCGCGGAAGCGCTGTACGAGGGGCGGGAGGAAAAGGTCAGCCGCGCGTACCCGATGAAACGGCTCGGCACGCCCGAGGACATCGCCGGCGCGGTGAGCTTCCTGCTCGGCCCCGACTCAGCGTGGATCACCGGGCAGACGCTGACGATCGACGGCGGCGTGACCCTCGGCGGCGTCTTCTAGAAGCTGGCCAAAGCAGGCCGTATGCCGCTGGGCCGGGTCCGCGCGAGTGCGCGGACCCGGCCCAGCGGGTCAGGATGCGTCAGGGGGTGGGGTTCAGGATCCGTGCCGCGGACCACCGGCTCGGAGCGTGACACGGCGACACGGGGCGGGACGCCGCGCTGGGAGCGAGCCCAGCGGCATACGATCCCTGAGGTCCCCGGCGCGCCGGCACCCCGCCTTGCGCTGGGACCCCGCCATCCGGAGAGAATGGCGTTCGCCCGTTCGCTCGACGAGAGAAGGTCCATGGAGATCTGGCCCGGTCAGGCCTACCCGCTGGGGGCCACCTACGACGGGACCGGCGTGAACTTCGCCGTGTTCTCCGAGGTCGCCGAGCGGGTGGAGCTCTGCCTCATCGACGAGGACCTGGTCGAGACCCGGATCGACCTGCCGGAGGTCGACGGCTTCGTGTGGCACGGCTACGTGCCCTACATCCAGCCCGGCCAGCGCTACGGGTTCCGGGTGCATGGTCCCTACGACCCCGCCCAGGGCCATCGGTCCAACCCGAGCAAGCTGCTGCTCGACCCCTACGCCAAGGCCATCGACGGGCAGACCGACAACCATCCGTCGCTCTTCTCCTACACGTTCGGCAACCCGGACGCGGCGACGACGACAGAGATCAACACGGAGGACAGCCTCGGGCACACGATGCTCTCGGTGGTCACCAACCCCTTCTTCGACTGGGGCAACGACCGTCCGCCCCGGCACGAGTACCACGACACCGTCATCTACGAAGCCCACGTCAAGGGCCTCACCCAGCTTCACCCGGACATCCCCGAGGCGATCCGTGGCACCTACGCCGCCATCGCCCACCCCGCGATGATCGGGCACCTCAAGGGCCTCGGGATCACCGCGATCGAGCTGATGCCGGTGCACCAGTTCGTCCAGGACGCACACCTGCTCGACCGGGGCCTGTCGAACTACTGGGGCTACAACACGATCGGCTTCCTCGCGCCGCACAACGGGTACGCCGCCGGCGGGCAGCCGGGCCAGCAGGTGCTCGAGTTCAAGGCCATGGTCAAGGCGCTGCACGAGGCGGACATCGAGGTCATCCTCGACGTCGTCTACAACCACACCGCCGAGGGCAACCACCTCGGCCCGACGCTGGCCTTCCGCGGGCTCGACAACCACAGCTACTACCGGCTCGTCAGCGACGACCTGGCCCACTACTACGACACGACCGGCACCGGGAACT is a genomic window containing:
- a CDS encoding LLM class F420-dependent oxidoreductase, encoding MRLGLQVSHFSWPGAPASIGPTFGRIARDAEAAGMASLWVMDHFFQIRGIGPPELEMLEAYTTLGFAAAQTSRIELGALVTGVTYRHPGILAKTVTTLDVLSGGRAWLGIGAAWNEEEHRGLGVPFPPVAERFERLDETLRIVRQMFAGDDGPFHGRHYTLERTLNSPQPVRRPRPPILVGGMGRRKTLRLVATHADASNFFDVGPDGLRATCEQLRDHCAEVGREYADITKTVLTRISLSDRGGTAPSGERTMSVAEAVDKLGALAEAGIDDAILGMGNQTDPEVYALVAEVVRQVAGLRAEGR
- a CDS encoding 2'-5' RNA ligase family protein, which codes for MPVPELEPFVLERYRHYDRDLVSSDPSFVHAHVTALGPFLHPRLVDEGVRTRVARIARATPAFEFRLADLDTFPNGIIHLVPEPEGPFRALTRQLWRAFPQCPPYAAEFPDARPHLTLDALDGRSDAVTMESTRRRLGDLVPAQCRAERLDLAWYAAGGSRVLWSWPLGAGEVSGLRP
- a CDS encoding TetR/AcrR family transcriptional regulator, which produces MLTSTSPPQPARDATTVDRLMEAAAHAFAEKGFHATTTRDIASGAGLSPAGVYVHFGSKEDLLFNLSRSGHQSALQLLRDALEGVEGSAERLAVAMNRFSAWHAEQYQLAKVVQYEHQHLTPEHRAVVLGLRKDIDAQIRQVLERGVAAGDFHVDDIGDTALALLSMAVDVARWYSPTIKRTPQEIGETNAALALRLVGAGHP
- a CDS encoding acyl-CoA dehydrogenase family protein; translated protein: MPRNIYDDDHEALRASAREFIDRVMRPRAEEMIELKSIPRDIWQEAGKQGFFGFDIPEEYGGAGVDDYRFNAVVAEEWARFNMATSSCFGIHADVCPPYVVDLGTDEQKQRWLPGIASGELIIAIAMTEPSGGSDLAALKTTAVRDGDDWVLNGSKTFITNGYQADLVIVAARTDASKGAKGITLFMVERGMDGFVNGRKLDKVGMDESDTAELFFDNVRVPDENRLGEADLGFIAMMQRLPQERVGSAVANTAHAKAILEETIQYAKDRKAFGQSIGTFQHNKFLIAELVTKIEVTEAYVDDCVLAHSKKELTAIDAAKAKWWSSQVQNDVLDSCVQLHGGYGFMNEYRVARAWRDARVTKIWAGSNEIMKELIGRDLGF
- a CDS encoding SDR family oxidoreductase; the protein is MGAHEGAVAIVTGASRGIGLGIAARLVAEGAKVVITARKPEPLAEAVASLGGSAHAVGIAGNAADGDHQDEVIAAARSTFGGLHYLVNNTGINPVYGPMLDADVDVARKVLDVNVVAAFSWIKKAVASGLGDEAHPGAVVNLASIAGQGASGVIGWYGVSKAALIHLTTELGYQLGPDVRVNAVAPAVVKTRFAEALYEGREEKVSRAYPMKRLGTPEDIAGAVSFLLGPDSAWITGQTLTIDGGVTLGGVF